The following are encoded together in the Thermodesulfovibrionales bacterium genome:
- a CDS encoding ceramide glucosyltransferase, translated as MELFLIFAGIAALGLIAYGLQIMAVRSYLCPPRSGEGDSLPPSFPSISILKPLKGLDDNLFDNLESFCNQDYPEYEIIFSLQDYNDPAYQIARKIKEKHPRKDISLIVERCDEGLNPKVNNLIPAYRVAKHPLILISDSNVMVDERYLREIVRPMLAPGVGLVSNLIKGVGGRSVGAILENLHMNSFVVGSVCFLDRFLKMPCVVGKSMLMRREDLDAIGGLRAVKDVLAEDYLIGKMMREKGKRVVLSPYLIRNVNYYWGIKKFVNRHTRWGKLRWKIGGPRYFSELFGNAVFMSFLPVVLWEASQITLSFALLVSLMKAAGDFYIGKRTASAHNPFLYFLSPLKDLVIGLIWFVPLFSNTVSWRGNRFIIGKNSALLRCPENGIWAWRYRVTDAIKGRFA; from the coding sequence ATGGAACTCTTCTTGATTTTTGCCGGCATTGCAGCCCTGGGGCTTATAGCCTATGGCCTGCAGATTATGGCTGTCCGTAGTTATCTTTGTCCCCCTCGCTCAGGGGAAGGGGATTCCCTTCCCCCATCTTTTCCCTCGATCTCGATACTCAAGCCGCTCAAGGGGCTCGATGACAATCTCTTCGACAACCTTGAAAGTTTCTGCAATCAGGATTACCCTGAGTACGAAATCATCTTCAGCCTGCAGGACTATAACGACCCCGCCTATCAGATTGCGCGAAAAATAAAAGAGAAGCATCCCCGGAAGGATATTTCGCTCATCGTTGAGCGGTGCGACGAGGGATTGAACCCGAAGGTGAACAACCTTATCCCGGCATACAGGGTAGCGAAGCACCCGCTCATCCTCATCAGTGACAGCAACGTCATGGTCGACGAAAGGTACCTGAGGGAGATCGTGAGGCCGATGCTCGCGCCTGGGGTAGGACTTGTCAGTAATCTCATCAAGGGAGTGGGCGGCCGGTCAGTCGGCGCCATCCTCGAGAACCTCCATATGAATTCCTTCGTTGTAGGGAGTGTCTGCTTCCTCGACAGGTTCCTCAAAATGCCCTGCGTTGTCGGCAAGTCGATGCTCATGAGAAGAGAAGACCTCGATGCCATAGGCGGTCTGAGGGCCGTCAAGGACGTGCTCGCGGAAGATTATCTCATAGGGAAGATGATGCGTGAAAAGGGTAAGAGAGTCGTGCTCTCACCCTATCTCATCCGGAACGTGAATTATTACTGGGGAATCAAGAAATTCGTGAACAGGCATACTCGCTGGGGAAAGCTCAGGTGGAAGATCGGGGGACCGAGATATTTTTCCGAGCTATTCGGCAATGCCGTTTTCATGTCTTTTCTTCCGGTGGTCCTCTGGGAGGCTTCCCAGATTACCCTATCCTTTGCCCTTCTCGTCTCTCTCATGAAGGCGGCCGGTGATTTCTATATCGGGAAGCGAACCGCATCGGCTCATAACCCCTTTCTCTATTTCCTGTCGCCCCTGAAGGACCTCGTCATCGGACTCATATGGTTTGTCCCCCTCTTCAGCAACACCGTCTCATGGAGAGGAAACAGGTTCATCATAGGCAAGAACTCCGCACTGCTCCGCTGCCCTGAAAACGGCATCTGGGCGTGGAGGTACAGGGTTACCGACGCGATAAAGGGACGGTTTGCATAG
- a CDS encoding PHP domain-containing protein, with the protein MLLCDFHIHTKYSDGSVEIRRTVDLFGQAGFDAIAITDHVVNGDNSFGKLAHRFRFSVTKDNFSEYMARIREEAERAWDKYGMLVIPGVEISKNHLSSDKSAHILLIDIKEFIPACWSYEKIFLEAKEQDALIVACHPHYMSDMSRDTLFLWNNRERYAKYIDAWEIANRDDVFNVISLKKYPYIANSDFHRPRHVYSWKTLLNCEKGVPSIKQCIRHNRGVAITLFRN; encoded by the coding sequence ATGTTGTTATGCGATTTTCATATCCACACAAAATACTCCGACGGTTCGGTCGAGATACGAAGGACGGTTGACCTTTTCGGGCAGGCGGGTTTTGACGCCATCGCGATAACGGATCATGTGGTCAACGGTGACAATTCTTTCGGGAAATTAGCCCATCGCTTCCGATTCTCCGTTACGAAAGACAATTTCAGCGAATACATGGCGAGGATCAGGGAAGAGGCTGAAAGGGCCTGGGATAAATACGGCATGCTCGTCATACCGGGGGTGGAGATCAGCAAGAACCATCTCTCTTCCGACAAATCAGCCCATATCCTTCTGATCGATATTAAGGAGTTCATCCCCGCCTGCTGGAGTTATGAAAAGATATTCCTTGAGGCAAAAGAGCAGGACGCGCTCATCGTGGCGTGCCACCCGCACTATATGTCCGACATGAGCAGGGACACCCTTTTTCTCTGGAACAACCGGGAGCGATACGCCAAATACATCGATGCGTGGGAGATCGCGAACAGGGACGACGTCTTCAATGTGATAAGCCTCAAGAAATACCCTTACATCGCAAACAGCGATTTCCACAGGCCGAGGCACGTCTATTCCTGGAAGACCCTCCTGAACTGCGAAAAGGGGGTTCCGTCGATAAAACAGTGCATAAGGCATAACAGGGGTGTGGCGATAACCCTCTTCAGAAATTAG
- a CDS encoding family 1 glycosylhydrolase, with the protein GTLRVKFPMADAIEITVPIKGKLDFFGVNYYTRVHLRFNPFKKMGVELRHRDIEGNGLTDMGWEIHPYGLEKVLRYASKLDVPIYITENGIATRDDQKKIRFMKRHVDVLERCLRNGIDVRGYFYWSLIDNYEWLQGLDSRFGLYKVDFDTLQRRPTNAAAYYSYLIKSRASL; encoded by the coding sequence CGGGGACGCTGCGCGTGAAATTTCCGATGGCGGATGCGATCGAAATCACCGTGCCGATAAAGGGTAAGCTCGACTTCTTCGGGGTCAATTATTACACGAGGGTCCACCTCAGGTTCAATCCGTTTAAAAAGATGGGGGTTGAACTGCGGCACAGGGACATCGAGGGGAACGGGCTGACCGATATGGGATGGGAGATACACCCCTATGGGCTCGAGAAAGTCCTGCGATACGCCTCAAAACTTGATGTCCCGATCTACATAACGGAGAACGGCATCGCAACGAGGGATGACCAGAAGAAGATACGATTCATGAAGCGGCATGTCGATGTTCTCGAACGGTGCCTCAGGAACGGCATAGACGTGAGGGGATATTTCTACTGGTCTCTCATCGACAATTACGAATGGCTCCAGGGGCTTGATTCACGATTCGGCCTCTACAAGGTCGACTTCGACACCCTCCAGCGGCGACCTACGAATGCTGCAGCATACTACTCATATCTCATCAAGAGCAGGGCCTCTCTTTAA